From a region of the Candidatus Pelagibacter sp. FZCC0015 genome:
- a CDS encoding MATE family efflux transporter — MNLLKDEVSLLVRKLAVPASVGTLFQTLYTIVDTFYAGKISPEALSALSKSFPIYFLIIATSIGVTVAGTSLIGSSIGEKNEKNVLSYFGNVIIYSIIISIVVSILGFTFGEKIFLLMNSSQEVTILGLEYINVIFLGTILFILVVALNSFLHAEGDTKTYRNVLIFSFFLNIILNPIFIFGFLFIPPLGITGIGIATLIAQFVSLLIVLIKILNNQRINQITLDHFKAKFFFLKNIFFQSMPITIAILGYSIAATIVFTYVGLFGEYAVAGYGSATRIEQVVLLPILGINTAIISIIAQNIGAKYYDRVEQSYFTSIKYGLFIMLIAGVVIFISADIVPKFFSSNPDVIMHGSMYLKISAFILPAYPIFFLSNGFFMALKKSEKAMVNNIARNVIVPVLSFYIAKYLNADFKTFFYIWAIFQWLISLILLIYVKYYIKHKLASI; from the coding sequence ATGAATTTATTAAAAGATGAAGTTTCGTTGTTAGTAAGAAAACTTGCTGTACCAGCAAGTGTAGGAACCTTATTCCAAACACTTTATACAATCGTAGATACTTTTTATGCAGGAAAAATATCGCCAGAAGCCTTATCTGCTTTGAGCAAGTCTTTTCCGATATATTTTTTGATTATTGCGACATCCATTGGAGTCACCGTAGCAGGAACATCATTGATTGGCAGTAGTATCGGAGAAAAAAACGAAAAAAATGTTTTAAGTTATTTTGGAAATGTAATCATTTATTCGATTATAATTTCGATAGTTGTATCTATTTTAGGATTTACTTTTGGTGAAAAGATATTTTTATTAATGAATTCCTCTCAAGAAGTAACAATTCTTGGACTCGAATATATAAATGTAATTTTTTTAGGTACGATATTATTTATTTTAGTAGTAGCATTAAATTCATTCTTACATGCAGAAGGAGATACTAAAACTTACAGAAATGTACTTATATTTTCTTTTTTCTTAAATATTATTTTAAATCCAATTTTTATTTTTGGTTTTTTATTTATACCACCATTAGGAATAACTGGTATTGGGATTGCAACTTTAATTGCACAATTTGTATCTTTGTTGATTGTTCTGATAAAAATATTAAATAATCAAAGAATTAACCAAATAACTTTAGATCATTTCAAAGCTAAATTTTTTTTCTTAAAAAATATTTTTTTTCAATCAATGCCAATTACAATTGCAATATTAGGGTATTCTATTGCTGCAACAATTGTTTTTACATATGTTGGGTTATTTGGTGAATATGCTGTAGCAGGGTATGGATCTGCTACAAGAATTGAGCAGGTAGTTTTGTTACCAATATTAGGAATTAATACAGCAATAATTTCTATAATAGCCCAAAATATTGGAGCAAAATATTACGATAGAGTAGAGCAATCATATTTTACATCAATAAAATATGGTCTATTTATAATGTTAATCGCTGGTGTAGTTATTTTTATAAGTGCTGACATTGTTCCTAAATTCTTTTCTTCAAACCCAGATGTAATTATGCATGGCTCGATGTACCTTAAGATTTCTGCATTTATTTTACCTGCTTATCCAATATTTTTCTTATCAAATGGATTTTTTATGGCATTAAAAAAATCTGAAAAAGCCATGGTTAATAATATTGCCAGAAACGTTATAGTACCAGTTTTATCCTTTTACATTGCAAAGTATTTAAATGCAGATTTTAAAACTTTTTTTTACATTTGGGCTATCTTTCAATGGTTGATATCATTGATACTACTAATTTATGTTAAATATTATATTAAACATAAATTAGCTAGTATTTAA
- the trhO gene encoding oxygen-dependent tRNA uridine(34) hydroxylase TrhO: MFEVVGFYKFVKISYLKKNQKVLLETLKKKNIRGTIIISKEGVNGTISGKAADIKFTVNNLKRVFKFKEFNSSNKSKSLFQPFHKPKVKIKNEVVPMNLILNKRIKKKDSHVDPIKWNKLIKEKDTILIDARKPFEYDVGTFKGAINPDVDNFRDFPKYLKKLKKNQPIAMFCTGGIRCEKASVYLENKGFNNIYQLNGGILNYLKKTNKKKSLWKGECFVFDNRISLKHGLKVGSYSMCSGCRKPVSRKDKKSKKYEEGVSCPNCHDNLTDHQKSRFRMRQKQINLAKEAGKRHIFQKEY; encoded by the coding sequence ATGTTTGAAGTAGTTGGTTTTTATAAATTTGTCAAAATTTCTTATCTAAAGAAAAATCAAAAAGTTTTATTAGAAACTTTAAAAAAGAAAAACATTAGAGGTACGATAATTATCTCTAAAGAAGGGGTAAATGGAACTATCTCTGGTAAAGCTGCAGACATTAAATTCACAGTTAACAATTTAAAAAGAGTTTTTAAATTTAAAGAATTTAACAGCAGCAATAAGTCTAAAAGCTTATTCCAACCATTTCATAAACCTAAAGTGAAAATCAAAAACGAGGTTGTTCCTATGAATTTAATTTTAAATAAAAGAATAAAGAAAAAAGATAGCCATGTAGATCCAATCAAATGGAATAAGCTGATTAAAGAAAAGGATACTATTCTTATAGATGCAAGAAAACCTTTCGAGTACGATGTTGGAACATTTAAGGGAGCAATCAATCCTGATGTTGATAACTTTAGAGATTTTCCAAAATATCTAAAAAAATTAAAAAAAAATCAACCTATAGCTATGTTTTGTACTGGTGGAATTCGTTGTGAAAAGGCATCTGTATATTTGGAGAATAAAGGGTTTAATAACATTTATCAGTTAAATGGTGGAATTTTAAATTATCTTAAAAAAACAAATAAGAAAAAAAGTTTATGGAAAGGTGAATGCTTTGTTTTTGATAACAGGATTAGTTTAAAACACGGTCTTAAAGTTGGTTCTTATTCAATGTGTAGCGGTTGTAGGAAGCCTGTATCTCGTAAGGATAAAAAATCAAAAAAATATGAAGAGGGTGTTTCATGTCCAAATTGTCACGACAATCTAACAGATCATCAAAAATCAAGATTTAGGATGAGACAAAAACAAATTAATCTTGCTAAAGAAGCAGGAAAAAGACATATCTTCCAAAAAGAGTATTAA
- a CDS encoding thermonuclease family protein, translating to MFFTKRKAILLFIICLIFFFLTYQDVKSSEITSVTGYAKVTDGDTIKIDTFKIRLDGIDAPEKKQKCKRPYFTIFTFTFFEDYSCGQKSTEALIKKINNQKITCKISDIDYFKRFIGECYKRKINLNAWLVSNGHAVAFRKYSKKYIPEEILAKQEKRGIWQGKFDMPWDYRRSKKN from the coding sequence ATGTTTTTTACAAAAAGAAAAGCAATATTATTATTTATAATCTGTTTAATATTTTTCTTTCTAACTTACCAAGATGTAAAATCATCAGAAATTACTTCTGTTACAGGTTATGCTAAAGTTACAGATGGAGATACTATAAAAATAGATACATTTAAAATAAGGCTTGATGGAATAGACGCACCTGAAAAAAAACAAAAATGTAAAAGACCTTATTTTACAATTTTTACGTTTACATTTTTTGAAGATTATTCTTGCGGTCAAAAGTCGACAGAAGCATTAATTAAGAAAATTAATAACCAAAAAATTACGTGTAAAATTTCTGATATCGACTACTTCAAAAGATTTATAGGTGAATGCTATAAAAGAAAAATTAATTTAAATGCATGGTTAGTTTCCAATGGCCATGCAGTTGCTTTTAGAAAATATTCAAAAAAATATATCCCTGAAGAAATACTTGCCAAACAAGAAAAGAGGGGAATATGGCAAGGAAAGTTTGATATGCCATGGGATTATAGGAGATCAAAAAAAAATTAA
- a CDS encoding SH3 domain-containing protein → MIKKLKIIFSSLFVVSIVYFTFVFSSNEAFAHPSKKHKPMVCILEEDRTQGQKQTCKTALFFHRLCKLDQDCAILELEKRKQELEDKEKEIQAKEDEIKELEDEIGGLADCGDIPFNHKASSSAKIYQKPSSNSKVVAEVKKGQELLFFAPAQKDPKWSYVKVKNDNSCADGYIKQKFVIKKESEDKVVKVGPKLIKITDPVLSDDEKLMIIDAEGTISVSGAIQEGKIDKIMINDEEEIINSDNSFSFVIFVPKSGAEVRIIGSKNDKKIKELIFKIKVGK, encoded by the coding sequence ATGATAAAAAAATTAAAAATTATATTTAGTTCTTTATTTGTTGTATCTATTGTTTATTTCACATTCGTATTTAGTTCTAATGAAGCATTCGCACATCCATCTAAAAAGCACAAACCTATGGTTTGTATTCTCGAAGAAGATAGAACCCAAGGACAAAAACAAACTTGTAAGACAGCTTTATTTTTTCATCGGCTTTGTAAACTAGATCAAGATTGTGCAATTCTCGAACTTGAAAAAAGAAAACAAGAGTTAGAGGATAAAGAAAAAGAAATTCAAGCAAAAGAGGATGAAATTAAAGAACTAGAAGATGAGATTGGTGGTTTAGCTGATTGTGGGGATATTCCATTTAATCACAAAGCATCTTCAAGTGCTAAAATTTATCAAAAACCTTCAAGTAATTCAAAAGTAGTTGCAGAAGTTAAAAAGGGTCAAGAATTATTATTTTTTGCACCTGCTCAAAAAGATCCCAAATGGAGTTACGTTAAAGTTAAAAACGATAATAGTTGTGCAGATGGCTATATAAAACAGAAATTTGTAATCAAAAAAGAAAGTGAAGATAAGGTAGTCAAGGTGGGTCCAAAACTAATTAAAATTACCGACCCAGTATTAAGTGACGATGAGAAATTAATGATAATTGATGCAGAGGGTACTATTTCTGTATCAGGCGCAATTCAAGAAGGTAAAATTGATAAAATTATGATTAATGACGAAGAAGAAATTATAAATAGTGATAATAGTTTTTCATTTGTTATTTTTGTTCCAAAAAGTGGTGCAGAAGTAAGGATAATTGGCTCAAAAAACGATAAAAAAATTAAAGAATTAATCTTTAAAATTAAAGTTGGTAAGTAA
- a CDS encoding S1 family peptidase, whose translation MKNIVLYSAKSLFFLIALLFLQSCGDSGGQISKGHRDAIKKQCENSSDPKGCALELRKRFLNDGNEFVILDDGELNKEQIRKIKMDCITSKEFGLETYNNCLNKLKSRALNDELFNNNDDFAERPKSNIENLEKHTVRLSVVEVISEDEFKGLGEGSGVIISNNLIATNCHVTSVSKKNDKTVIFIKNINQENYDLAKIYREAPEHDICIVKKENMSEFALKMKAVKKFVKFDDLRRGDFVRSLGTPEGMEGHSAKGEIQYLGTAAETAHGLDYSKDTKIINHSADIAPGSSGGPLFDKDGNLIGLNTFGNDKFNFAVSADHINELIKK comes from the coding sequence ATGAAAAATATCGTTTTATACTCTGCTAAAAGCTTATTTTTCTTGATTGCTTTACTTTTTTTGCAATCTTGTGGAGATAGTGGTGGACAAATATCGAAGGGTCACCGTGATGCAATTAAAAAACAGTGTGAAAATTCATCTGATCCAAAAGGATGTGCTTTAGAGTTAAGAAAAAGATTTTTAAATGATGGTAATGAATTTGTAATTCTTGATGATGGAGAATTAAACAAAGAGCAAATTAGAAAAATAAAAATGGATTGCATTACGTCAAAAGAATTTGGCTTAGAAACCTATAATAACTGTTTAAATAAATTAAAATCACGTGCATTAAATGATGAATTATTTAATAATAATGATGATTTTGCTGAGAGACCTAAAAGTAATATTGAAAATTTAGAAAAACACACTGTACGTTTAAGTGTAGTTGAAGTGATTTCTGAGGATGAATTTAAAGGTTTAGGTGAAGGTTCTGGTGTAATTATAAGCAACAATTTGATTGCAACAAACTGTCATGTAACATCAGTATCAAAAAAAAATGATAAGACAGTAATTTTTATTAAAAATATAAATCAGGAAAATTATGACTTAGCAAAAATATACAGAGAAGCTCCAGAACATGATATTTGTATTGTTAAAAAAGAAAATATGTCAGAGTTTGCTTTAAAAATGAAAGCGGTTAAAAAGTTTGTAAAGTTTGATGATTTAAGAAGAGGTGATTTCGTAAGATCTCTAGGAACACCAGAAGGTATGGAAGGTCATTCAGCAAAAGGAGAAATTCAATACTTGGGTACTGCTGCAGAGACTGCTCATGGATTAGATTATTCAAAAGATACAAAAATTATTAATCATAGTGCTGATATAGCACCTGGTAGCTCTGGAGGACCTTTGTTTGACAAAGATGGAAATTTAATTGGTCTTAATACATTTGGAAATGACAAATTTAATTTTGCTGTTTCTGCTGATCACATAAATGAATTAATAAAAAAATGA